One Dialister invisus DSM 15470 genomic region harbors:
- a CDS encoding respiratory chain complex I subunit 1 family protein → MGMNILYALLYLFLAPVGGGLLAGLDRKLAARMQRRVGPPVLQPFYDVLKLFEKERIAVNEAQGFYLAGFLFFMILSGIFFFAQGDILLVIFTLTMAGICLVVAAFSSSSPCSQMGAERELLQIMAYEPMLLFVAIAFYLKCNTFDLSKIMASPESNFLYMPGIFIGFLFILQIKFRKSPFDLSMSHEIHQELVQGIKTEFSGGMLALFEIAEWYEKIFLLGFVYLFFKWRDPWSGVTGILVCAAVLFLSTLIDNCTARMKWRHLLGSAWLVTLVAGFINIVFLMYIR, encoded by the coding sequence ATGGGAATGAATATTTTATACGCGCTGCTTTACCTCTTCTTAGCGCCTGTCGGAGGAGGGCTCCTTGCCGGTCTTGACCGCAAGCTGGCGGCCCGTATGCAGCGCAGGGTGGGTCCGCCTGTTCTCCAACCGTTCTATGATGTGCTGAAACTTTTTGAGAAAGAACGGATTGCCGTGAATGAAGCGCAAGGCTTTTATTTGGCAGGCTTCCTGTTTTTCATGATTTTGTCAGGAATATTCTTTTTTGCACAGGGTGATATCCTTCTTGTCATCTTCACACTCACCATGGCGGGCATTTGCCTTGTGGTGGCGGCCTTTTCGTCATCATCACCCTGCAGCCAGATGGGGGCGGAACGGGAACTTCTTCAGATTATGGCGTATGAACCCATGCTTCTCTTTGTGGCGATTGCTTTCTATCTGAAATGTAACACGTTCGATCTTTCAAAAATCATGGCTTCGCCGGAAAGCAATTTTCTTTACATGCCGGGGATTTTCATCGGGTTCCTTTTCATACTCCAGATTAAATTCAGAAAATCACCTTTTGATCTTTCTATGAGCCATGAAATTCATCAGGAGCTTGTGCAGGGGATCAAGACGGAATTTTCCGGCGGCATGCTTGCTCTTTTTGAAATTGCCGAATGGTATGAAAAGATATTTCTTCTTGGTTTCGTTTATCTGTTTTTTAAATGGCGGGATCCGTGGAGCGGTGTTACGGGCATTCTTGTGTGCGCGGCGGTTCTTTTTCTCAGCACCCTTATAGATAATTGCACTGCCCGTATGAAATGGCGGCATCTCCTTGGTTCCGCCTGGCTCGTTACTTTGGTAGCAGGTTTTATCAATATTGTCTTTTTAATGTATATCCGCTGA
- a CDS encoding NADH-quinone oxidoreductase subunit B family protein, translating to MAYIRKSAWLIHYDGSSCNGCDIEVLACLMPLYDVERFGIINTGDPKHADVFLVTGGVNVQNLPVVRQIYEQMPEPKVVVAVGTCACTGGIFKDCYNMIGGMDHAVPVDVYVPGCAARPEAIIDGVVKGLGILEEKRAEYKRLVAQQKSAQRKEAT from the coding sequence ATGGCTTATATCAGAAAATCCGCCTGGCTCATCCACTATGACGGCTCCAGCTGTAATGGCTGCGATATTGAAGTCCTTGCCTGTCTTATGCCTCTCTATGATGTGGAACGTTTCGGCATTATCAATACGGGGGATCCGAAGCATGCTGATGTATTTCTTGTCACAGGCGGCGTGAATGTACAGAATCTGCCGGTGGTGCGCCAGATTTATGAACAGATGCCGGAACCGAAGGTCGTGGTGGCCGTAGGGACATGTGCCTGTACAGGCGGCATTTTCAAAGACTGTTACAACATGATCGGCGGCATGGATCATGCTGTTCCTGTAGATGTGTATGTTCCCGGGTGTGCCGCTCGTCCGGAAGCCATCATTGACGGCGTTGTAAAAGGATTGGGGATTCTTGAAGAAAAGCGGGCGGAATATAAAAGGCTCGTTGCTCAGCAAAAATCGGCGCAGCGAAAGGAGGCAACCTGA
- a CDS encoding hydrogenase, which yields MNQQMIEIKSADILKQVSRFKREHARLVQILCTRVEEGYELTYTFDKDYFMYHLRCLVPVYRSVMSITGQYWYAFVWENEIHDLFGLKIDFIERDVDYGGHFYHLAEKTPWHDLPGEKHANQAIKVQLRSGLGIDASTVAGAKPEGGKENG from the coding sequence ATGAACCAGCAAATGATTGAAATCAAATCCGCGGATATTTTAAAACAGGTAAGCCGCTTTAAAAGGGAACATGCCCGTCTGGTACAAATACTTTGCACCCGCGTGGAAGAAGGGTATGAACTGACTTATACATTTGATAAGGACTATTTCATGTACCATCTCCGCTGCCTCGTTCCGGTCTACCGCTCCGTCATGAGTATCACGGGGCAGTACTGGTACGCTTTTGTATGGGAGAATGAAATACACGATTTATTCGGATTGAAGATAGACTTCATTGAACGTGATGTGGACTATGGCGGACATTTCTACCATCTGGCGGAAAAGACACCATGGCATGACCTGCCCGGTGAGAAACATGCCAATCAGGCGATTAAAGTACAGCTCCGCAGCGGACTCGGGATAGACGCTTCCACCGTGGCAGGGGCAAAACCGGAAGGAGGGAAAGAAAATGGGTAA
- a CDS encoding nickel-dependent hydrogenase large subunit yields the protein MGKSTVIPFGPQHPVLPEPIHLDLELQDEKVVRAVPSIGYVHRGLEKLVELRDFQQYVYVAERVCGICSFGHGWGYSRAVEEMMEIEVPPRAEWLRTIWHELSRIHSHLLWLGLAADAMGFESLFMESWRLREIDLDLIEQTTGGRIIFSVCKVGGVRRDIGGAVLKEMKRVLKDLSEKFLPMLNVFMDDDTVHSRLKGVGKLTMEEALELGCIGPMARASGILTDIRAAEKDSVYGQLHFQPVIETDGDCYARARVRLREVLRSVEIIEGCIDNIPDGPIDVKVRGVPPKRECFVRVEQPRGEALYYVKGNGTKFLERFRLRTPTNANLPALVKMLQGCDLADVPNIILTIDPCISCCER from the coding sequence ATGGGTAAAAGCACAGTGATTCCTTTCGGTCCGCAGCATCCCGTTCTTCCCGAACCGATCCATCTGGATCTGGAATTGCAGGATGAAAAGGTTGTCCGTGCTGTTCCCTCTATCGGCTATGTGCACCGCGGGCTGGAAAAGCTTGTGGAACTTCGTGATTTCCAGCAGTATGTCTATGTGGCGGAACGGGTCTGCGGGATTTGTTCCTTCGGCCATGGCTGGGGGTACAGCCGCGCCGTGGAAGAAATGATGGAAATAGAAGTGCCGCCCCGGGCGGAATGGCTCCGCACCATCTGGCACGAATTGTCCCGTATCCATTCCCATCTTCTCTGGCTGGGACTTGCTGCGGACGCTATGGGGTTTGAAAGTCTTTTTATGGAATCCTGGCGTCTTCGGGAAATAGATTTGGATCTTATTGAACAGACGACCGGCGGGCGTATTATTTTCTCCGTCTGTAAAGTGGGCGGCGTCCGTCGTGATATTGGCGGTGCTGTGTTAAAGGAAATGAAACGGGTCTTAAAAGATTTATCTGAAAAATTCCTTCCCATGCTGAATGTTTTTATGGATGACGATACCGTTCACAGCCGTTTGAAGGGTGTGGGAAAGCTTACTATGGAAGAGGCTCTGGAACTGGGCTGCATTGGCCCCATGGCAAGAGCATCCGGCATTCTCACCGATATTCGTGCTGCTGAAAAAGACAGTGTTTACGGACAGCTTCATTTCCAGCCCGTTATTGAAACGGACGGAGACTGTTACGCGCGGGCAAGAGTACGGCTGAGAGAAGTTCTCCGGTCTGTTGAGATTATTGAGGGCTGTATCGATAATATCCCTGACGGGCCTATTGACGTGAAAGTGCGGGGCGTGCCGCCGAAAAGAGAATGCTTTGTCCGTGTGGAACAGCCGAGAGGAGAAGCGCTTTACTATGTAAAAGGAAACGGAACCAAATTCCTGGAACGGTTCCGTCTGAGGACACCGACAAATGCCAATCTGCCTGCACTCGTAAAGATGCTTCAGGGCTGTGACCTGGCAGATGTGCCGAATATTATCCTGACCATCGATCCCTGTATCAGTTGTTGTGAAAGATAG
- a CDS encoding 4Fe-4S dicluster domain-containing protein yields the protein MGYMTFVKRIVANLFKPPVTSSYPLQPRTPLPIDRGHIVNQWEKCILCGACERACPSGAIRIDRKNRKWIINPYACVQCGACVEQCPMKCLAMEGMYTEPSTEKSEIVHTPPPPKPRRGPAARPPAEKEIKAEENIREEISMDAAAENAEEVLPAAHPQPESEPGKTEAPKGKSVPAEMPKTVVTEEELKKAPVINDVSKCVLCGMCLRGCVGGALDIDRKRRTWTIDPAACVQCGVCVEHCPKQCLSLNEAYTFTADGDSPEPVTFHLPERTRPALRTAVADRADAEEEKREEAVKTEPPKETLSGKETERKETEKIPVINDVSECVLCGKYTDGCPGSALEIDRKNRTWTIDPAACVQCDICVENCPKQCLSMNKEYVLGADDDIPEPISFALPERKRSSPGKPAVKPDA from the coding sequence ATGGGCTATATGACCTTTGTGAAAAGGATAGTTGCCAATCTTTTCAAACCGCCTGTGACATCTTCTTATCCTCTGCAGCCGCGGACGCCGCTCCCTATTGACCGCGGACACATTGTCAATCAATGGGAAAAGTGTATTCTCTGCGGCGCCTGTGAACGGGCATGTCCTTCGGGAGCGATACGGATTGACAGGAAGAACAGAAAGTGGATTATCAATCCCTATGCCTGTGTGCAGTGTGGTGCCTGTGTAGAACAGTGCCCTATGAAATGTCTTGCCATGGAAGGCATGTATACGGAACCTTCCACAGAAAAGTCGGAGATCGTCCACACGCCGCCCCCGCCCAAACCGAGACGGGGACCGGCGGCAAGACCTCCGGCAGAAAAAGAAATAAAAGCGGAAGAGAATATTCGGGAAGAAATTTCGATGGATGCGGCGGCTGAAAACGCGGAAGAAGTATTGCCGGCAGCGCATCCGCAACCGGAATCGGAACCCGGTAAAACGGAAGCGCCGAAAGGGAAGTCGGTTCCTGCGGAAATGCCGAAGACGGTGGTGACGGAAGAAGAGTTGAAAAAGGCGCCTGTCATCAATGATGTTTCAAAATGCGTTCTTTGCGGGATGTGTCTTCGCGGCTGTGTTGGCGGAGCATTGGATATTGACAGAAAAAGGCGCACGTGGACTATCGATCCGGCAGCTTGCGTGCAGTGCGGTGTCTGTGTGGAGCATTGTCCCAAACAGTGCCTTTCCCTGAATGAGGCATATACGTTTACGGCGGACGGTGATTCACCGGAACCGGTTACATTCCATTTGCCTGAAAGAACGCGGCCCGCTTTGAGAACTGCTGTGGCAGATAGAGCGGATGCCGAGGAAGAAAAGCGGGAGGAAGCGGTAAAAACGGAACCGCCGAAAGAAACTCTGTCTGGGAAAGAAACAGAAAGAAAGGAAACGGAAAAAATTCCTGTCATCAATGACGTTTCAGAATGCGTTCTTTGCGGGAAATATACTGATGGGTGTCCCGGAAGCGCGCTGGAGATCGACAGGAAGAATCGTACATGGACTATTGATCCGGCAGCTTGCGTGCAGTGCGACATATGCGTGGAGAATTGTCCGAAGCAATGTTTGTCCATGAATAAAGAATACGTTCTTGGGGCGGATGATGATATACCCGAACCGATTTCTTTCGCTTTGCCGGAGCGGAAAAGGTCTTCCCCGGGAAAGCCTGCGGTGAAACCTGATGCATGA
- a CDS encoding hydrogenase maturation nickel metallochaperone HypA, with translation MHEYPVTLEIIRLAEKTAEENHGRVRGIHLVIGEDSGFIGESIQMYFDVLAAGTLCEGAQVTIEGVKPKLSCEKCGKLFERKRFSFTCPFCGGSGNPTETGKEFYIKDVELFVEDESDAHGEKGGPA, from the coding sequence ATGCATGAATATCCCGTGACTCTGGAAATTATCAGGTTGGCGGAAAAAACGGCGGAAGAAAATCATGGCAGGGTCAGAGGGATACACCTTGTCATCGGAGAAGATTCGGGATTTATCGGAGAATCGATCCAGATGTACTTTGATGTCCTTGCTGCAGGAACCCTGTGTGAGGGTGCGCAGGTGACAATTGAAGGTGTAAAGCCGAAATTGTCCTGTGAAAAATGCGGGAAACTTTTTGAACGGAAACGGTTTTCCTTCACCTGCCCGTTCTGCGGCGGGAGTGGAAACCCGACGGAAACAGGGAAAGAATTTTATATAAAAGATGTGGAATTATTCGTGGAGGATGAAAGCGATGCACATGGTGAAAAAGGAGGTCCTGCTTGA
- the hypB gene encoding hydrogenase nickel incorporation protein HypB, producing the protein MVKKEVLLDINGRNDHIAQHVKEHLEERHIFAVNIMGAPGAGKTTSLENLIRALPVKSYVIEGDIESDIDTERLKKQGISATQINTFGACHLDAPLMHNAVHNMEMDEGGILFIENVGNLVCPAEFSIGEHIKMLIVSVTDGSDKPYKYPLAFEKADMILLNKVDLLPYLDFDEAFFMEGVRHLNKDAPVFKVCGKTGEGYDAAAEWLIKISKK; encoded by the coding sequence ATGGTGAAAAAGGAGGTCCTGCTTGATATCAACGGCAGGAATGACCATATAGCGCAGCATGTAAAAGAACATCTGGAAGAAAGGCATATCTTTGCGGTAAATATTATGGGGGCGCCGGGAGCAGGAAAGACCACCTCCCTGGAAAACCTGATCCGCGCCCTTCCGGTGAAGTCTTATGTCATTGAAGGGGATATCGAATCGGATATAGATACGGAACGGTTAAAAAAACAGGGGATTTCTGCGACACAGATCAATACCTTCGGCGCCTGCCATCTTGATGCGCCTCTCATGCACAATGCTGTTCATAATATGGAGATGGACGAAGGAGGCATACTTTTTATTGAGAATGTAGGGAATCTTGTATGTCCTGCGGAATTTTCCATCGGTGAACATATAAAAATGCTTATCGTTTCGGTGACGGACGGAAGCGATAAGCCTTATAAATATCCGCTCGCCTTTGAAAAAGCGGATATGATTCTGCTCAATAAGGTGGATTTGCTTCCTTATCTTGATTTTGATGAAGCGTTTTTTATGGAAGGTGTCCGCCATTTGAATAAAGATGCTCCCGTATTTAAAGTGTGCGGGAAAACGGGAGAAGGATATGATGCTGCGGCGG